Genomic DNA from Acidisoma sp. PAMC 29798:
ACGTCGCTATCCAGCAGCGAGTTACCGCTGGCATGTTCGACGGTCGAGTAGGACATGCCGGTGGGGGCGACCACTTGGACGTGATAGGTGCCGGGCGCGACATTCGTAAAGCTATAGCGGCCGTGGCTATCCGTGGTGGTCGTGGCACCTGTAAAGACGCCTTGCGCGTTAAGCAGTTTAACAGTCACACCCGCGACGCCAGGGTCGCCGACATGGTAGGTTCCGTCAGCAAGACCATCCAGGAAGACCATGCTCGAAATCGTGCCCACGGCGGGTACGACGGTCGCCACGAACTCACCCACGTCAACCGTGGTGGCGCTGCCGGAGGTGACGGTGATGGCTGTTGTGCCGGGCGTTGAGAAGGTCTCGCCTGTCGGTTTGATGACCTGCACGCTGTAGCTGCCGGGTGCCACGCCCGTGAAGCTGTAGGTGCCGGTCGCGGAGGTCGTCGCGGTCGCGACAACCGTCGTGCCCGACAGCAGATTGACCGTCTGGCCAGCGAGACCAGTCTCACCAGTTTGTTGCGTGCCGCTGGCGTTCACATCGTTGAAGATGGTGCCGGAGACAGTGCTCGGCGCGTACTCGCCGGCATTGACGATGCTGGCGCTGCCGGAGGTGACGGTGATGGCTGTTGTGCCGGGCGTTGAGAAGGTCTCGCCGGTCGGTTTGATGACCTGCACGCTGTAGCTGCCCGGCGCTACGCCCGTGAAGCTGTAGGTGCCGGTCGCCGAGGTCGTGGCGGTCGCCACAACCGTCGTGCCGGACAGCAGATTGACGGTCTGGCCTGCAAGCCCGACCTCACCGGTTTGTTGCGTGCCGCTGGCGTTGAGGTCGTTGAAGACCGTGCCGGACACAGTGCTCGGCGCATACTCACCGGCATTGACGATGGTGGAACTGCCGGATGTGACGGTCACGGCCGTCGTGCCTGACGTCGAGAAGGTCTCTCCCGTTGGCTTGATGACCTGCACGCTGTAGCTGCCGGGTGCGAGGTTGGTGAAGCTGTAGGTGCCGGTCGCGGAGGTCGTGGCTGTCGCGACAACCGTCGTGCCCGACAGCAGGTGGACCGTCTGGCCAGTGAGACCAGTCTCCGTCGCCTGCTCAACGCCATCGCCATTTACATCGTTGAAGACGGTGCCGGACACAGTGCTCGGCGCGTACTCGCCGGCATTGACGATCGTGGAGCTACCGGACGTGACAGTCACTGCCGTGGTGCCGGGCGTCGAGAAGGTCTCGCCGTTTGGTTTGATCACCTGCACGCTGTAGCTACCCGGCGCGAGGTTGCCGAAGCTGTAGGTGCCGGTCGCGGAGGTCGTGGCTGTCGCCACAACCGTCGTGCCCGACAGCAGGTTGACCGTCTGGCCAGCGAGACCAGTCTCACCAGTTTGTTGCGTGCCGCTGGCGTTCACATCGTTGAAGATGGTGCCGGAGACAGTGCTCGGCGCATATTCGCCGGCATTGACGATCGTGGAGCTGCCGGATGTGACAGTCACTGCCGTGGTGCCGGGGGTCGAGAAGGTCTCGCCGGTCGGTTTGATGACCTGCACGCTGTAGCTGCCCGGTGCGAGGTTGGTGAAGCTGTAGGTGCCGGTCGCGGAGGTCGTCGCGGTCGCGACAACCGTCGTGCCCGACAGCAGATTGACCGTCTGGCCCGAAAGGCCGCTCTCCGTCGTCTGTTGCGTGCCGCTGGCGTTTAGGTCGTTGAAGACCGTGCCGGAGACAGAGCTTGGCGCGTACTCGCCGGCATTGACGATCGTGGAGCTACCGGACGTGACAGTCACCGCCGTGGTGCCGGACGTCGAGAAGGTCTCTCCCGTTGGTTTGATCACCTGCACGCTGTAGCTGCCCGGCGCGAGGTTGCCGAAGCTGTAGGTGCCGGTCGCGGAGGTCGTGGCTGTCGCCACAACCGTCGTGCCCGACAGCAGGTTGACCGTCTGGCCAGCGAGACCAGTCTCACCAGTTTGTTGCGTGCCGCTGGCGTTCACATCGTTGAAGATGGTGCCGGAGACAGTGCTCGGCGCATATTCGCCGGCATTGACGATCGTGGAGCTACCGGACGTGACAGTCACTGCCGTGGTGCCGGGGGTCGAGAAGGTCTCGCCGGTTGGTTTGATCACCTGCACGCTGTAGCTACCCGGCGCGAGGTTGCCGAAGCTGTAGGTGCCGGTCGCGGAGGTCGTGGCTGTCGCCACAACCGTCGTGCCGGACAGCAGGTTGACCGTCTGGCCAGTGAGGCCAAGGTCACCGGCTTGTTGCGTGCCGCTGGCGTTTAGGTCGTTGAAGACCGTGCCGGAGACCGAGCTTGGCGCATACTCTCCGGTATTAACGATGCTGGCGCTGCCGGAGGTGACGGTGATGGCTGTTGTGCCGGGCGTTGAGAAGGTCTCGCCGGTCGGTTTGATGACCTGCACGCTGTAGCTGCCGGGTGCCACGCCCGTGAAGCTGTAGGTGCCGGTCGCGGAGGTCGTGGCTGTCGCCACAACCGTCGTGCCCGACAGGAGATTGACGGTCTGGCCTGCGAGGCCGCTCTCGGTCGTCTGCTCAACGCCATCGCCGTTGACATCGTTGAACACGGTGCCGGAAATGCTGCTGGGCGCGTAGCCCACGGTATTCGTAATGAGGTCGTTGGCACCACCGACAATGCCGGATGCGTTTCCGCTGAGACTACTGGTCGTGGTGAGCGTGGCGCCGGCGCCGAGATCCGCGCCGTCAAGAACCGAGCCCCCGAGGTTTCCCGTGTTGAGCACAGCAGTATTGGCGCCCGCAACGAGGCCGACCGCACCACCGGCCGTGCCGGCATTCTCGTAGGTTGCGCCGGCCGCAAGGGTGACGGTGCTGGCGGTTTGAACGATCGGCGTGCCGTAGGTGACACCGTCATAGGTCAGGCTCGCGCCGGCTGCGACGGTGATGGCACCTGCCGCGATGGGGTTGCCGCCGGTCAGAACCCAATGGGCTCCTGCATCGACCACGATGCTCTGGAAGTTGATGAAGCTACCGCTGAAATTGGTGAGGCTGCCGTTGCCTGCGCCGAGCTCCAGCGTATTCGCAGCCGTTGTGCTGCCGATCGCCTGACCGACGAAGACAGCGCCAGGATCGACGACGAGGAGATTGGCCCCGCTGCCGCCGAGATAGACAGCCGTGCCATTGCCGCCGCTGATCAGGCCGGCATTGTTGACCATGCCGCCGGCCGTGAGATCGACGCCATCCTGCAGCGTCCCGATGATGCTGCCGGCATTGACCACCTGACCGGTGGCCGCTTCGACGACACCATTTTGGGCGCCGGTGATCGTGCCCGTCGCGGTATTGATGACCGTCCCGGTCGCCGCCAGATCGGCGCCGTCACCGTGCAGCCCGGTGATGATGCCGGCGTTAGACAGTTTTCCCGTCGCGGCCTCCACCACGCCGGCGGTGTTGCCGATGATCACGCCCGACAGGGCATTGACGACGGTGCCGGTCGCCGCGAGCGAAACGCCATCCAGAAGCGTGCCGGTGATGGTGCCGGTATTATCGACTGTGCTGGTGGCACCTTCGATCACGCCGGAACTGCCGCCGGTGATGAGCCCGGCATTGGTCACTACGCTCGTCGCGCCCAGAGTGACGCCGTCAAGGGCCGTGCCTGTGATGCCGCCGCTATTGGTGACGACGACATTGGCGCCGCCGAGGATGCCGGACTGGCCGCCCGTCACACCATCCGTATTGGTGAGCGTGCTGCCGGCGCCCGCATCGATGCCGTCACCATGCGTGCCAAGGATGACATTGGCATTATGGACGCTCGCATTGGCACCGAGCACAAGGCCCGCATTGGCCCCGGTGATGATGCCCGACACGTCGTTGCTGATCGTCGCACCAGCGCCGGCATCGATGCCGTCGAGCGTCGATCCGCCGATGCTTCCCATGTTGAGCACGGTGCTATTCGCGCCGGCGGTAATGCCTGTCGCGCCACCGATGGCGGCAAGGTTGTCGAAGCTGCTGCCGGCCGCCAGGGTGAGGGTGCTGGGCGCCTGCACGACCGCCGTGCCGTAGATCACACCATTGTAGCTCAGAGTCGCGCCAGCCCCGAGGGTGATGGCCGCTGCCGCGATGGGGTTGCCGCCGGTCAGAACCCAATGCGCCCCGGCATCGACGACGATGGTCTGGAAATTGACAAAATTGCCGCTGAAATTCGTGAGGGTGCCGGCGCCGGCACCAAGCTCTAGGGTATTGGTCGCGCCGACCCCGCCGATCGCCTTTCCGGCGAAGCTCGCGCCCGCCTCGACCACGAGCCGGTTGGCGCCGATGCCACCAAGATAGACGGCCGTGCCGTTGCCGCCGCTGATCAGGCCCGCATTCATCACGGTGCCGCCTGCAGTCAGATCGACGCCGTCGAGGAGACCGCCCAAAATCGTGCCGGCGTTGACCACGACGCCTGTGGCCCCCTCCACGATGCCGTTGCCGGCGCCTGCGATGATGGCGGAGGCCAGGTTGATGACGGTACCCGTCGCCGCCAGATCGATACCATCCCCGTTCAAACCCGTAACGGCGCCGGCATTGGAGATTACACCCGTGGCGGCGCCGACGATGCCGGTGGTGCCGCCGACGATCGTGCCCGTGGCCGTGTTGATGACGGTGCCGGTTGCCGCCAGGGTCACGCCATCGCCATGCGTGCTCGTGATGGCACCGGCATTGGCCAGCTTGCCCGTGGCCGCCAGCACCACGCCCGCGGTGCCGCCGGTGATGAGGCCGGACGCCGCGTTGATCACCGTGCCGGTGGCCCCGAGCGTGACGCCGTTAAGAAGCGTGCCGGTAATGGTGCCGGTGTTCTCCACCGTGCTGGTCGCGCCCGCGATCACGCCGGAACTGGCGCCCGAGAGAGTGGTGTCATTGTTCACCACGCTTGTGGCACCGACATTGACCCCGTCGACAGTCTTGCCCGAAAGGCCGCCGCCGGCGTTTTTCACTGTAACGATGCTGAGATCAACCACAACTCACAGACTTCCAAGCGAATTCAATCGCCAATCCGGCAGAAAAACTAAAATCTTCGTTTTAATCACGATCCCGAGAGGCCGTATTATACTAGCCGTCATATTTTTAGTTTCTTGGTCAATATTATATAATTAACGATATAGCAATAACTATTATTTCTTAGAATAGAGACGGGCCGCGTGTCTATTGATATCCAATTGGGCGTGACGCGAGCCGGTGCGACGTTTTCCCATCAGGCACCGCCTCCTGTTTGAACCTCCCTCGGCTGACAACGGCGCGTGACAGCAACACAAAGTGGCGTGCCGCAGGTGTCGGCGCGCGTCGGTTGATCCGTGCAGCGTGGGGTCGCTTCGGGTGCTAAAAGACCCTCAGCGGCGTGCCCCGGTTGAGAGACAAGTCCTTGAACTTACCTGCGCCACGTCAATTTCTCGCAGGCAAAGCGCTCTCGGCGCCCGATGCCGAAAGCCATTAGACGGACTGGACGTACTCATTGACTGACCAAGTGTTGAGGCAGCGCAATCGCATAGTCACCGTTCTTATTGCGCTTGGAATGCCGTGTATTGTCATGGTGTGGCTCTACGAAGCATGGGCGGGATTGTTGACGGAGACCGCCCGTTACTACTACCCACTGCTGTTAGTGGTCCTGGCTGTATCTTCGATCGCTATTAGAACTGCGCCCGTTTACCGCCGTTACGCCGAGTGGTTCGCCTTCGCGTTGCTCGCCTCATATTTCATCGTCTCTCTCGGCGCGTTCGCACTCTTTCCGTCCCAAATAACCATCTACAACGTCGCCAACATTATTCAGTAGATGCCCATTCTTTACGTGAGTACCTTTATCCTATTGAAAAGATGGCAAGCGGTGTCAGCCACCACAACCGTTTTCTGTCTTTCGCTTATTCCAACCGTCTTCGTCTTGTGCTTCAAACCTCATGCGTGGCCGAGTTCGATCATAGCGCTCGTTATCAACGCCTATGTTGTTCACCTCTTGACCATTCTGACCCTGTCTCTTGTTGTCGTCATGTCGCGACAATATAGCCGTGTTCAGGAAGCGGTGAGTACCTTTGCGGCGGAGGCGCGGCTTGACCCGCTGACGGGCGCGCTAAATCGCCGCGGCTTCTATGGCCTCTTCTCCGAGGCTGTCGACGCAGGCGTCGATACGGCCGCATTGATCATGCTGGATCTTGATAATTTCAAACACGTCAATGACGTCCATGGTCATTTTTTAGGTGACGAGGTCATCACCCTTGTTGCGAGCGTCGTTCGCAGCGAGTTGCGGTCATCCGACCTCTTATGCCGTTGGGGCGGAGAGGAATTTCTCGTCGCGATCCTCGCCCCTTCAGAGGGCGCCGAAATCGTCATCGCGAACCGAGCCCGGGCGGCCATCGCAGCCTCGCCCCACCCCGTGGCAGGCGCGATCACGGCAAGCCTGGGCGTTTTCAAGTGGTCCGGGGACATGAGCCTTCAGGAAGCCATCAAAGGCGCCGATGGCGCTCTTTACCAGGCGAAGCTGGCGGGTCGGAATCAAGTCCGATTTGCGTGAAGGCAATGACGGCCACGACCGCTGCGGCAAAGCCTGATGCCGCACCCACCCCCAGCGCCCAGCGCGGGCCGAAGGTGTTCGCGACCCATCCGACGATCGGCGCTCCGATAGGCGTGCCCCCAAGCGCGATGCCGACACGCAGCGCCATCACCCGTCCGCGCATGGCGGGTTCTGTCGAAAGCTGCATCAGGCTGTTCGTTGTGTTGGCAAAGGTCAAAGCGGCCGCGCCAATAACAACGAGAGCGCCGGCGAACAGCCAGTAGCAGGGCGCAATGGCTGCCAATGCGCAGCCAAGCCCAAACACTGTGGCGCCGACCAGCAGCGTGCCGAACTTGGGCCTGGTCCGACCGGCGCCAATCAACGCGCCGGAGACGGTACCAATCGCCGTGATCGACGACAACACGCCGTATCCGCGGGCGTCGCAATGAAAGACGCTGACTGCCATGGTCGAGATGAAAATCGGGAAGTTGAGACCGAAGGTTCCGATCAAAAAGAGCATGACCAGGATCGCCCGGAGGTCGGGGCGGCCCCATACATAGCGGAGTCCTTCGGTGAAATTTCCCCTGGCCCGTTGGGCCCGCGCGTTGGGACGAAGGTCGGCCACGCGCAGAAG
This window encodes:
- a CDS encoding SdrD B-like domain-containing protein, yielding MVDLSIVTVKNAGGGLSGKTVDGVNVGATSVVNNDTTLSGASSGVIAGATSTVENTGTITGTLLNGVTLGATGTVINAASGLITGGTAGVVLAATGKLANAGAITSTHGDGVTLAATGTVINTATGTIVGGTTGIVGAATGVISNAGAVTGLNGDGIDLAATGTVINLASAIIAGAGNGIVEGATGVVVNAGTILGGLLDGVDLTAGGTVMNAGLISGGNGTAVYLGGIGANRLVVEAGASFAGKAIGGVGATNTLELGAGAGTLTNFSGNFVNFQTIVVDAGAHWVLTGGNPIAAAAITLGAGATLSYNGVIYGTAVVQAPSTLTLAAGSSFDNLAAIGGATGITAGANSTVLNMGSIGGSTLDGIDAGAGATISNDVSGIITGANAGLVLGANASVHNANVILGTHGDGIDAGAGSTLTNTDGVTGGQSGILGGANVVVTNSGGITGTALDGVTLGATSVVTNAGLITGGSSGVIEGATSTVDNTGTITGTLLDGVSLAATGTVVNALSGVIIGNTAGVVEAATGKLSNAGIITGLHGDGADLAATGTVINTATGTITGAQNGVVEAATGQVVNAGSIIGTLQDGVDLTAGGMVNNAGLISGGNGTAVYLGGSGANLLVVDPGAVFVGQAIGSTTAANTLELGAGNGSLTNFSGSFINFQSIVVDAGAHWVLTGGNPIAAGAITVAAGASLTYDGVTYGTPIVQTASTVTLAAGATYENAGTAGGAVGLVAGANTAVLNTGNLGGSVLDGADLGAGATLTTTSSLSGNASGIVGGANDLITNTVGYAPSSISGTVFNDVNGDGVEQTTESGLAGQTVNLLSGTTVVATATTSATGTYSFTGVAPGSYSVQVIKPTGETFSTPGTTAITVTSGSASIVNTGEYAPSSVSGTVFNDLNASGTQQAGDLGLTGQTVNLLSGTTVVATATTSATGTYSFGNLAPGSYSVQVIKPTGETFSTPGTTAVTVTSGSSTIVNAGEYAPSTVSGTIFNDVNASGTQQTGETGLAGQTVNLLSGTTVVATATTSATGTYSFGNLAPGSYSVQVIKPTGETFSTSGTTAVTVTSGSSTIVNAGEYAPSSVSGTVFNDLNASGTQQTTESGLSGQTVNLLSGTTVVATATTSATGTYSFTNLAPGSYSVQVIKPTGETFSTPGTTAVTVTSGSSTIVNAGEYAPSTVSGTIFNDVNASGTQQTGETGLAGQTVNLLSGTTVVATATTSATGTYSFGNLAPGSYSVQVIKPNGETFSTPGTTAVTVTSGSSTIVNAGEYAPSTVSGTVFNDVNGDGVEQATETGLTGQTVHLLSGTTVVATATTSATGTYSFTNLAPGSYSVQVIKPTGETFSTSGTTAVTVTSGSSTIVNAGEYAPSTVSGTVFNDLNASGTQQTGEVGLAGQTVNLLSGTTVVATATTSATGTYSFTGVAPGSYSVQVIKPTGETFSTPGTTAITVTSGSASIVNAGEYAPSTVSGTIFNDVNASGTQQTGETGLAGQTVNLLSGTTVVATATTSATGTYSFTGVAPGSYSVQVIKPTGETFSTPGTTAITVTSGSATTVDVGEFVATVVPAVGTISSMVFLDGLADGTYHVGDPGVAGVTVKLLNAQGVFTGATTTTDSHGRYSFTNVAPGTYHVQVVAPTGMSYSTVEHASGNSLLDSDVNGMTGVSDTFTVQSAQTTTGENAGLVFNGHFAGTTPITLTSGQAYAANASSGVVIGPGNDNVHTGSGGNNIVVLGGGNNIVEAGTGRTDDIATSVGSLNAQTQNAANGFLFAGTGDSTLQGAGGNAYLVAGKGNNMVAGGSANNVLVGGISRGTVTAAGTNVTGYTTGSEVRLTGTSAEVLYQKGDGVQVLDNTFDPTKDSLKIFGYTGGTMETLHGQEVLYLGGNDLIIFNGGTPAFTNGTGSTFAGVTFNPNIAAAPESVVSFGANGLPMIVPAGGATTTAPITTPTATPTPPVLPVPPHTGPITTPPVTTTPTTPIAPPVTPPVVPVPIHAVTMSGWNQSLTLDNQSYSVSGSQGNATITAGNGNDTVSASGYNNTIKLGDGNDTITGPQGNSTVTVGQGNDTITLQGYGNVITTGSGTNVIHAGDGNEMVNTGSGNDTVMLSGWTNFLIGGVGHDSFIGGAGNTYQVNDVGSSGGMTIQDFSLNNGDSLDLSKVLAHAGWNDAASTLAGYLKVSQSGGDTVVSIDKTGHGGSFSAVATLHGLGSTTLGDLQSHHSIGLF
- a CDS encoding GGDEF domain-containing protein, which codes for MPILYVSTFILLKRWQAVSATTTVFCLSLIPTVFVLCFKPHAWPSSIIALVINAYVVHLLTILTLSLVVVMSRQYSRVQEAVSTFAAEARLDPLTGALNRRGFYGLFSEAVDAGVDTAALIMLDLDNFKHVNDVHGHFLGDEVITLVASVVRSELRSSDLLCRWGGEEFLVAILAPSEGAEIVIANRARAAIAASPHPVAGAITASLGVFKWSGDMSLQEAIKGADGALYQAKLAGRNQVRFA
- a CDS encoding MFS transporter; amino-acid sequence: MKAPFAGIFRSLRGFNYRVWVAGDFVSNIGTWVQRTAQDWLVFTQLTHHDASAVGVVMALQFGPQLLLLPWTGFAADHFNQRKLLIATQATMAGLALALGSLVVSGVVQLWHVYIFAFLFGCAAAFDAPVRQTFVAELVGDDDLHNAVALNATSFNVARMIGPAVCGVVIATIGTGWAFLINAASFIAVLMSLALLRVADLRPNARAQRARGNFTEGLRYVWGRPDLRAILVMLFLIGTFGLNFPIFISTMAVSVFHCDARGYGVLSSITAIGTVSGALIGAGRTRPKFGTLLVGATVFGLGCALAAIAPCYWLFAGALVVIGAAALTFANTTNSLMQLSTEPAMRGRVMALRVGIALGGTPIGAPIVGWVANTFGPRWALGVGAASGFAAAVVAVIAFTQIGLDSDPPASPGKERHRRL